ACTCATACCAAAGGTGTCTAAGCGGGACTCGTTCACATATGCCCTTCCTTCAATTGTTTCCAAATCCTTTGGGCAGCGATAATTCCCCAAACGATACCGGCCAAAGGAATCACAAGGGTAACGATAAGCACTGAACCAATGTTTAACTCATCTAAGACAATACTTAACACGATCAGTAACAGACCCGCCAAGACCATAGCCAAGCTCATTCTTTTATTAAACACCTGGTTTACTTCCTGGGAACGATGACCCGGCCACCAGGGGATATTGACAGGCAAGTGGCTGCGGTAAAAAAGTAATCCTAACAATACAAAAAACAAACCTATTAATAGATCAACACCGATCCGGAGCCACCATGTGTGTGAATCAGTGCCAGGCATATTCCAATATATGACGTAAGCCTGTATGCTAATAAACATGACTGTTAAAAACACTTTAAGAAAGGCAAATAGGCGGGCCATTTCCTGTTTTTGTTTCCCGGTTAGTCCCCCGCTCTCTCCGCCATTCTGCTGAGCGTCTTCTTCAGAGTCAGTCTGAAAATAATACATCCAAGAAAGCGCCAGCCAGTGCATGAGATTATTAAACAGGACAAGCCCCATGCCCAATACTGGGATAAACCACAGGGTAAAGGATGAGGATTCATAACGAGTAGGCTCACCGGAAGGATTGAAATGAACGGCAATCTTCTCAGGTAACATAGGCCGAAAAAGAACTCCTGTCACCAGTGCAGCCAAAAGAAGCAGATATAACACCACATCCAATGCAGAGATGAGCGGCGGCCGCTCAGGAGCTTGCGTCCTATAATGATTTGTACCCATAACTTGCACTCCTTCTTTAAGGATAAAGGTATACTTTAAACATTTTCCTGACCAGACTTCCTAACCATTCTGCATATCCCTATTATCTGACCAAACTTTATCCGGTAAAATAAAAAAGCAACTGACGCTTGAGGATAAGCCGTTACTTTGATGACTTACTATGTTACTTTTCATGCGATCTTGATCAAGCAATAGAAATTATTTACATAATCCTGGTGAGCCCGGCAGGACTCGAACCTGCATCGACGGCTTAGGAGGCCGCTGCTCTATCCCGTTGAGCTACGGGCTCAATAATTGACCATTAAAATAGCTAACACGAGGTTATTATACCATGCTTAGAGCCTTTTGTCAGCTGGACTTATTGTTCACATTTAAATAAGATGCCAAGGCCTTACAGATTACTTATTCTTTAGATTAAAAATTTCATGCTCAAGCTGGGCAATTTTATAGTCATAAAACTTCAAATCTTCTTTTCTGACCATGTTTTCTTCTATTTGCTTCAGCCTCACTTCCATCCTTGCTGTACGTTCACCAATTTCGAGTACTGCCCGGCGAACATAAGGAAAGTCTTTGACTTTTTCCTCTATATTGGCTACTCTGTTTTCAATTTTGGCAATGTCATCCTTCGTTGCCATGTTGGCGATGTCATCCTTTGTCGCCATGTTGGCGATGTCATCCTTCGTTGCCATGTTGGCAATGTCATCCTTTGTCGCCATGTTGGCGATGTCATCCTTCGTTGCCATATTGGCAATGTCATCCTTCGTTGCCATGTTGGCGATGTCATCCTTTGTCGCCATGTTGGCGATGTCATCCTTCGTTGCCATATTGGCAATGTCATCCTTCGTTGCCATCGCCTTTTTTATGGATTCAATTTCTTGTAAAACCATATCCAATTTATCCATGAGACCAGTCTCCTCATTTCAAAAAGATTAGATTAAGAACAAATGTTCTACATATGTTTAATATAGCAAATAAATAAGAATAATTCAACGAAAATATTAAAAAAATTGCGGTCTACAACTTGTTACTAAACGGGGCTTGAATACACCTAAGGGTATTAAGTGACGTTAAGAAGTTAACACCTTCACTTCTATACGTTTATTGTTCTTGCCTTTGCTTTTCACTTTTGTGATTTGCAGAATGCCTATTTCACCTGTCTCCTTTACGTGTGTTCCTCCGCAGGCCTGCTCATCAATATCACCAATTTTTACTAAGCGAATATCCTGTACTGCTGGAGGCAAGAGACTGACCAGTGTTTTAATTACACCCGGCATTTGTTCAGCTTCTTCCCGGCTGACAACGCGGAATGACACTGGATGATTGGCCTTGATTTGCCGGTTGGTTTCAGCTTCGATCTCCTTGATTTCCTCCTCAGACAGGTCTGACAAGTTGTTGAAGTCAATACGTGCCCGGCGTTCATAAATTTGGTTACCTGTACACAACGATCCATATTTGTTGTACACTACAGCGCCCAGCACATGCAATAAAGTGTGGTGCCGCATCAGGTTGTAACGTCTTTCCCAGTCCAAAACGAGTTGCACTTGATCCTTGGCTAATCGGTTTGCATTTTTAGTATAGTGAACAATTTGCCCATTTTGCTTTTTCACCTTGTACACTTCAAACTCCTGTCCGTTCTGTACAAGAAAACCGGTATCATGCTCTTGACCCCCTCCCCCCGGGTAAAAGATAGTTTGGTCAAGGATCACTTCCTCTCCATTAATTTGAACTACTTGTGCATTACACGATTTCAGATAACTGTTTTCCAGAAACAACGCTATGGTCATGTCATTTCCCTCCTGGCCCAACAATGACTTTTTTAAAAAGATATCTTGTATAATCCAATGTTATCTTTATTTTAAACTTATCATTACCGTATATAAAGAGCGCTCCAATTGATAACTTAGCTTACAGCGAAAAGTAAGCTATAATAAGTGTAGCATAATGCAACAAAAGGTGGTGTAAAAGGTGAAGAAAATAAAAGCATTAGTGATCGCTCCCTATCCGGGATTAAAACAGCTGGCTAACACACTGGCCAAAGAACAAACATTATTTGATATAACAGTAAGGCAAGGAGATTTAGAAGAAGCAATCCCCATTGCCAAACAATTTGAAAAAGAAGGTTATGACCTGATTATCAGCCGCGGCGGAACAGCCCGGTTGTTAAGGGAACATACATCATTGCCGGTCATTGAGATACAGGTATCAGGGTATGATATTCTGCGTACGTTAACCTTGGTTAAGGATTATAATACTGGCTTTCATCTCATAGGATTCCCTAACATTTGCCAGGGATTTGTCTCAGTATCTAATTTGTTACAGATTAACATCCCCCATACCATTATCCATTCCCAGGAAGAGGTAAGACAAGCTGTTCAAACAGCCAAAGCTGGTGGGGCCCGGATCATTATAGGAGACACAATTACGTATAAAACGGCAGAGGAATACGGCCTGCAAGGAATACTGATTACGTCAGGCAAAGAGTCGCTATTAGAGGCATTTGAACAAGCAAGACAAACCTATGATATTATTGAAAACATGACTAAAAAGGTGCAAGCCTATGCACAATTACTGCAAAGGACAAAAGAACCCATTATCATTTATGATCAACAAGGAATCATTCAATTGGCCAACCCATCGTTTAAGAAAATGTTGCCTGCAATTGATGAAGAAGACATGAAAGGTTCTTCTGTTTATACCTATTTGCCGTTTTTAAAGCATATTGATACACATTCAAATCAAAAAACAGAAGCTCAAGAAACTTCACATATGATAACGATTAATGGGCAAATGATTGAAGTTAACAAAGGAAGCTTAGAGTTGGCCCAGGGTAGCAAACAGTACTATTTAAGATTTTCTACTCAGTTAAATCATTCAAATGGGAAGCATGCTATATCCATCATGACAACCACACCCGCCATTAGCTCTTTTTCCCAAATTCTCGGTACCAGCCAAGCCATAAAAAATGTGATTGAACAAGGGCAAAGCCTGGCACAACAAACCGGCCCAATTGCATTGTACGGTGAAAACGGAACAGGAAAGAAAACATTAGCTGGTATTATCCATAGTTCCGGCCTGCAACAAGAGGGAGACTTTTTACTGATCCGCATCAATCATGATTCTCAGGAGGCTATGGAACGTTTAATACAGCTATTAGGCAATATTGACTTGGGAACACTTGCAATACAAGGAATTGAGTGTTTGGCAATCAACAAGCAAGAGAAAATTACAGCGGCGATTGAGACGAAAAAGTGCCAGGTTATTTTTATATTCACCGAAAGTCCACTTGATTTACTTCAAAAGAAAAAATTGTCTCCTGAACTGGCTAAGCAAGTTAAGAAGAGGCAGATCAGATTGCCTTCGCTCAAAGAACACTTGGAAGATTTGAACGAATATATTAGGATGTTTATCGCCCAATATAATGTGAAATTTGGGAAGCAAATTGTAGGTATTCGTGATCAGGCATTAAACCTGCTTTATGAACATTCTTGGCCAGGAAATTTGAGTGAATTAAGCGATGTGATCGCCAAGGCGGTCCATTCAGCCACTGGAGAGTATATCGATCAAAATGACCTTGTCCCTCATCTACAAGCGATTGATCATTGTGGTGATTTAGAAAAAGTGCCCATTGATTTGAATAAGCCATTGGCAGAAATCGAAAAAGATATTATTACGAGAGTATTACAGGAAGAAAATATGAACCAAACCCGAGCCGCTCAGAGACTGGGGATCAATCGAAGCACTTTATGGCGAAAACTAAAATAACGTTGCATATTGCAACGTTATTTTAGTTCTTTTAATTTTTTCATAAAAAACTATTGTTTTATATAACAATTTTTATTAAAATCAAAGTGAAAGCGCTTAGAAAAATAGATATGAGCATAAAATGTTTTATTTTGCAACAAAGCAATTAGTTTAAAGGGGGTAGTCACATGAAGATCAAGGCAACACTTGATCGGATTCCTGGCGGGATGATGGTTGTACCGTTGTTGTTAGCGGCAACCATTAATACCTTTGCACCGGATCTGCTTAGAATTGGAGGCTTTACAGAAGCGCTATTTGTTAATGGTGCAAGCGCTTTAATCGCCCTGTTTTTGCTTTGTGCAGGGGCTCAAATTAACTTAAGAAATATAGGCGTCGCTATTGGAAAAGGCACCACCCTGCTGGTTGTTAAGTGGGTTGTCGGTGCTGCTGTAGGATTACTTGCTTATATCATGGCTGGACCAAATGGTTTGTTTTTGGGCTTGGCGCCTATTGCCATCATTGCCGCTATGACTAACAGCAACGGCGGTCTGTACATGGCCATTGTCGGACAGTACGGTAAAGAAGATGATAAGGCAGCTTACTCTATCTTAGCCCTAAACGACGGACCTTTCCTAACCATGGTGGCGCTGGCCATCTTTGGGGCGATGGGCTTTGTTGACGGCATGTTCCCTGTAACCGCGTTTATCTCTGTCTTACTCCCGGTTGTTGTTGGAATGATCTTAGGTAACTTCGACTCTGAAATGAGGGATTTCTTGGCAAAAGGAAGCGATATGCTGATTCCGTTCTTTGCCTTTGCTTTGGGAATGGGCATTAACTTTGAAGCCATCATCCAGGGTGGTTTGAGCGGTGTCATGTTAGGTGTAGCCACCGTGCTGCTAACTGGAACTGCAGGCTATCTGGTCTTTAAAGCTTTTGGGTGGAATCCTATCGTCGGAGCAGCAGAAGGTTCTACGGCAGGTAATGCAGTGGCCACTCCAGCTGCTATAGCTGCGGCCAATGCATCTTTTGCCAGTGTGGCTGATCTGGCTACGGTCCAGGTGGCAGCCAGCACCGTAACCACAGCCATTTTATTACCCATTTACATTGCCTTCCTGGTTAAACGCTTAGAAAAGAAAAACAAGCTGCAGCAATACTATCAATCAGCAAATTAGTCTGTAAGGCCCAGGTCCATGGCTTGGGCTTTACCCCATTTAATGAGGTGATCCATGCATGAAAATCGCAATCATTGCTGACGATTTAACAGGAGCCAATGATAGCGGGGTTCAACTGGCCCGCTATGGTTTAAAAACATCTGTATTGCTTGATCCCCAGCCGGGGCACTGGGTGAGCAGTGATGCCGTCGTAATAGATACAGACAGCCGTTCAGTTTGTGCAGAAGAAGCTTATCGACGAGTAAAAGCTGCAGCCCAGATGGTTAAAGCATATCATCCGATTATCTATAAAAAAATAGATTCTACGCTGAGAGGGAATATTGGAGCTGAGATAGACGCCGTCTATGATGCCATTCAACCCGCTTTTGTCGTGATCGCTCCCGGCTATCCCCAAAACGGGAGAACCGTGAGCAATGGATATCATTATTTACATGGCACATTATTGCATGAAACTGAGATTTCAAGAGATCCCAAGAGTCCTGTACGGGAATCTTATATCCCCGCCTTACTTGCCAGCCAGACCAAAAGGCCAGTGGGACTGATTACTCGTAAGACCTTGCAACTTGGGTTTGAGGAGTTTAAAAACAAGCTGGATGAATGGCGCTTAAAGGAAACACCTTATATTGTTTTTGACTCTGAAACAGAAGAAGATCTGCAAAATCTGGCACAATATGTGCATGATATAGATGAAGCAGTGGTATGGGTTGGTTCTGCGGGTTTGGCCAATCACTTGCCAGAAATCTATCACTGGCAGAGGCCAAAAAAAGAGATCATGATCCCGGAAAATCAAGATCCCGTGTTATTTGTCGTGGGAAGTGTCAGCCAAGTTTCAAGAAAACAGTTAGACCGCGCTTTAGCCTTGTCTGACGTCAAGGGAATACAACTTCATTCTTTACAACTGGTGAGAGGAAATAAATGCCGTTCGGAGGAAACCGAAAGAGCCCTGCAGCAAGCCAAGCAGTGGGCTGAACAGGGATATCATATCGCCCTCTATTCCTCTGCCTCTCCCCATGAGGTGAAACAAGCACAAGAAGAAGGTAAAACAAGAGGATTAACCCCTGCGGACGTCGGCAATCTGATCAGTGAAAGCCTGGGAATGGTTGCCTCTAAGCTGATCCAATTAGGTTACTTTAAGGGCATGTTGCTGACAGGTGGAGATACGGCCAGACAAGTATGTAACAATCTTGGCGTCAAGGGATTCGAATTGCTGGATGAACTGGAAACCGGAGTGCCAATAGGTACATTAATCAATGGTCTAAACCAGTATGTGATCACAAAAGCGGGGGCCTTTGGTTCTGAACATACTTTTATTCGTGCAATCAAACGATTACAAGGAGTAGATGCAAAATGAAACCTGTGATAGGCATTACCATGGGGGACGCTGCCGGCATAGGACCGGAAATTATTGTTAAAGCGCTGAAAGATGTATCAATCTATGAGCAATGTCAACCTGTTGTGATTGGGGATGCCAAAATTTTAGAAAGGGCCAATCAAATCACAAACTCGGGATTAACGATTAGACCGATCTCAAACCTCCAGGAAGCAGCCTGCCGTTATGGTACCATTGATTGCATTGATTTGGATTTACTTCCACCCGACTTACCTTTTGGCAAGGTATCTGCAGCAGCTGGCGACGCAGCTTTTCAATATGTCAGTCATGCCATCGAGCTGGCCAAAAAAGGTGAGATTCAGGCGATCTGCACCGCTCCCCTCAATAAAGAGGCACTGCATAAAGGAGGGCACATGTACCCGGGCCATACAGAAATATTGGCTGATTTAACAGGCACCGAAGATTATGCCATGATGCTCTCATCACCAAAGCTTAAAGTGATTCACATCACCACGCATGTGGGCTTAATTAAAGCCATTGAAATGATCAATCCAGAGCGGACATATAAGGTCATTAAATTGGCACATGAAACCCTGACAAAGGCAGGAAAAGAATATCCAAGCATTGCTGTCTGCGGAATCAATCCTCATGCCGGTGAAAATGGCTTGTTTGGTAATGGTGAGGAAGAAGAAAAACTACTGCCTGGTATCCGCAAGGCCCAATCAGAAGGAATCAATGTATCTGGCCCGCATCCGGCGGATACACTCTTCTTCCGTGCAGGACGTGGTGATTTTGATATTGTGGTTGCCTGTTATCACGATCAAGGACACGGGCCTATAAAAGTACTTGGTCTGGAAGCAGGTGTTAATATTACTGTTGGATTAAAAGGGGGCATTATCCGTACATCTGTTGATCATGGGACTGCTTTTGATATTGCAGGGAAAAATATAGCTGATGAACGCAGTATGATTGAAGCTATTCGGGTGGCTGTAGAATTAGCTCCGAAAAGTTAGTTCAAATATGAGACAGAATATGTACGTAACGCCTTAAGGAAATTGATCGTCCAGGATCTCATGGATATTGTTCTAGACCGATGCCATTTGGTCGGGCGGCATGCCGCAAAATTGGTATCTTGGCATCGGTCTTTGGAAAAGTTCGCATTCCCCATTTTCACAAGTTGAACTTTGTTCACTTACCAGAATGGCCAGGCGGTCAAACTCTCTGGCTAACCTACCAGTTCTTGGTACAATTGCTCTTATCCAACGTTAAATTAGCCCTCAAGGCAAGTCCGATAGGTTAGAATACCATTGTCTTCTTCCTCTAAAATGTCTCCCCGTTCGACTAGGAGATCTAAATGACCTGCCGTCTCAGAAACTGTTAACATGGGCTCCGATTGATATTTAGTCGGAAACAGGGCCTGCACAATTTCAAAACCGCTTTTCGGACCGTCTTGAATAATCTCCTTGATATCCTGGGCCCGTTTTTGTGCATGATTCAGCCGTTCACTGACCAATTGCGGTACATTTTCCACCGGCTCACCATGGCCGGACAGGACGATGTCAATCGGCATATGTGCACATTTTATCAGGTTTTCATGATATTGCATCAGGGGCTTCACTCGTGGTTGATCAGGATCAGCCGGAGGTTCAATCAGGGCGTTAGACGAGATGTGTTTGATGATATGGTCACCACCGATCAACACTTTATCGGAGGCCCGGTAGAAGGAAATGTGGCTTTGGGCATGACCTTTCGTTTCGATCACACGCCACCCCGGTAATCCGGGCACACGATCACCTTCAAGCAGCTCCCCATCCAGATCCGTATGGCAGGAATACTTATCCATCATTTTGAGAGCTAGATAGACCCCACCTCTCAATTCAGCTGGTACGCCGAAACGCTCTAAAAAGGTGGTGTAAAAGCGAAGGTACCAGTCCGCAAACTTCTTATCTTGACGCAGCCAGACACGGCAGTTGGGGTGGCCATAGACAGGCACCGGATTGTCCAGCAAAATGCGGTCTAATAAACCGACATGATCCACATGATGGTGGGTTAAGACAATTTGTTCAAGATCATGGATGCTGTACCCTCTTGTGGACAGCTCCTGCTTTAACAGATCAAAATTTTCGGCAGTATTGGGTCCGGTATCAATCAAAGTCAGCTTTTCGCCTTGAACCAGATATACATTGACCGGTCCAACAGGAAAAGGCGTTGGCAGCTCAATTCTCTCCACCCCATCCACTTTCTTTTTTGTTACAGGTTTCATGTTATAACCTCCTAGATATGAATGACTACTCACTCAGAATTAATTCGAAATATTTTTTAAAAAATCCTGCCCAAAAATATACATCATCACTCGTATACATTCACCGGCGGCTGACAACTTGCACTTGTTTCCTACTATTGTTCGTAATTTGAAAGCGGAGTTGAAAAACTGCCCGGGGTTTATCTCCAAAAGTTGGAATAACCGTCGTTCGAACATCAAACCTGCTTTGGCTCTCAATATGCCCCCGTCGTCTCCTTGCTTTATTTTTTCTACATACTCTTACATGCGAGAAGCAATCCACTGATAAAAAAGATGATTGAACTAATATAAAAAATAATATAAACGGTGAAATAATCTGATAAAAATCCACCGAGTATGATGGCAAAAGCAGAGAAGATAGATGTCCAAAAATGATAATGGCCTATTTTCATTCCTCTTTCCAGGCCGTCCGTCAATTCTGCTAAGAGTATTTTTTCTCCATGTTTTTGCAGCGCCCCAAACAATCCAAGAATAACTTGGATGAAGTATACTTGGAAGACACTATTGATATGTGGAAAAAATAATAGGACAGCTGCTATTCCCCAAGCATTGATGATTAACAAGTAATAATGATTGACTCTCCTGGACAAGCGGCCTATTACTGGATGAATCAGAGCCGCGCTTAAGCCAAATATGCCATAGGCTAACCCAAATTGAGCATAGCTTGTGCCAACATTTTTGATAAACAGGATGTAAAAGGGGAAAATGAGGCTGCTGGCAAAGAAAACACTGCTTTGAGTAATGATTAACCATTTGAGTTTAATTGTTTCCATCTATTTATACCCTTCGTAAAAAAAGTTAGTAAACAGCTCATCTGGATCATATCTGAGTTTCTTTTGAAAAAATTCATCTGTTCTAGGGTACGCTTTAAGCATTTGTTCCTTTGTAGGGTAAGGCATGTAAGGAAGATAATAGCTGCCATGATGATCAAGCGTGATATCTATCATTTTCTGTATTACCCTAGTGGCTTCCTCCTGTTCCTTACCCGATAAACCATGATTAATCAGCAGCACAAGGGCAAACATATCATCCTTAGCGTAGGACAACACAGCCTCTTCATTTTTTTGGACATAGCGTATGGTGATGTTAACTACATTTAAATCTTCTTCACTAAGAAGCTCCCTTAAAGCATCTATATAAGCTGGAAATTGATTAATGGGAATGAAATATTCTTGCAGGACATCGGTCTTGCTTTGATGTTCATATTCTAAAAACTTTGATTCTGAACGCATCACATTATTTCGAGTCACCAAAGAACCATTGGTACTCATAAAATAGCTTTTTTGCATATCCCAGAATATATTTTTTCCCCAATCAAACTTCCGGGATAAACCCAGCATCAATTTAGTGATCCAGGTATGTTGATCCTCTTTAAGCTGATTATATTCACCTAGCTTTTTTTGGATTTCTTCAGAGGCTAAAACATAATCCGTTACATACATCTCCGTTAAGAACGAATCAGGGGCTGTAGAAATTCTCGCCAGGTGCATGCGCACATCAGGATTATCTTTGACTTCTTCTTTAAAGTATTGGGCATACTCCTTATAATCCATGACTTTTGTTTGCATCTCATAAAGTTCATCATTGGTCAGTTCTATATCTACATCTAAAATCACCCCAAACAGCCCGTATCCGCCTATCACAAGAGGGAATAACTCTTTATTCTCTTCACGACTTACCTGAATAATTTCTCCTTCAGCATTGATCAGCCTAAAGGATGTAATGGTATCAATAAGAGAGCCATAACGAATGTCTCGTCCATGGGCATTAGCACTCATCGACCCGCCAATGGTAAATATATTTTGTGATTGCATGACTTTTACGGCTAAACCGTAGGGATTAATGACCTGTTGAATATCATCCCAGGTCGCACCGCTCTGAACTCTAATCGTCTTCTTCTCCTGATTAAAATCCAGTATTCTATTATACTCCGTCATATCTAGCACAACTGCATCCTTATAGTAGGTATGCCCACCCATACTATGTCGTTGTCCTGCTATTGATATTTTCAAACCTTTTTGTTTAGCTTCTTGAATGACTTGAAGTATAGCTTCTTCTTCCTTCTCCTTCACGATCTTCATCACTTTAACTGGCATTAATCTGCTTACATCTGTCATGATTAGCTCGTCCTGTTCTCTATGTCCATTAATGGAAAGTATAAAAAATAATATGTAGACACTCGTACATAATAAAAGGACCAGCTTCAATTTCTTGGATATCACTATTTTCGAACTCCTTATGACATCGACTGATGCACACACTTATCAGCCACAGTATCAATTACTTGTTCACCATGTACAGAGTGTGTGGTTTATATATTGGTCTTGAAAACATTATAATATACTTATTTATCTTATTCTGTTAACACCCCTGTTTCTTTATAGTATTTTTCAGCTCCTGGATGAAGCGGAATGCCAGCTAAGTCTGTTGTTGCTTGGTTAATATCAAACTGTTCTACAATTGGATGGGCTGATTCTAGTTTTTCTACGTTTTCCCACATCGTTTTCACTAAATTGTATATCACTTCCTCATCAACTGAGGCATCGGCAATCAGCATCATTTTAATGGCCAAGGTTTCTACATCTTCATCTTGGTTGTCATAGGTTCCAGCCGGAATCACGAAATCTGAGTACCAGGGGTATTTTTCCATTAATGAGGCCCGTATCTCAGGATCAATACCAATTAATTTTCCTCCGGCGGTGGACGTCATTTCGGTCACGGCTGCTGTAGGGAGACCAGCCTGAATTAATGCCCCATCAATCTGATTATTTCTCATCAGATCAATTGCTTCCGTAAAACCTACAAAATTGGCCTGGATGTCATCCGGGTAGTTTAATCCATATTCAGTGAGAATAATGCTGGATTCGACTTCAGGCGTGCTTCCGCTGGCACCTGGCGCAAAGCGTTTCCCTTTAATGTCAGCTATTGATCCGATCCCCGCCTCTGCACGGACAACAAATTGGTTCGGGTTATAATATAATCCAGCTATGATTCTCACGTCATCATATTGTCTTCCTTCAAATGAACGTTCACCATGGTAGGCTTCCCAAATAATCCCCACTGTGGCAAACGAGATATCTGCTTCCCCATCTTTCAGCAGGTTTAGATTATGTACCCCACCATTAGATGCTTGGGCACTCACTTGATAGCCCAATTCTTCATGCCATAAATTGGCCATGGCTGAACCTAGAGGGTAAATGGTACCCGTTGTGGAAGCTGTCGGAAATTGCAAACTCACTGATGAACCATCGCTTCCGGTTTCCGAATCTCCACATCC
The DNA window shown above is from Caldalkalibacillus uzonensis and carries:
- a CDS encoding FAD-dependent oxidoreductase; the encoded protein is MSKKLKLVLLLCTSVYILFFILSINGHREQDELIMTDVSRLMPVKVMKIVKEKEEEAILQVIQEAKQKGLKISIAGQRHSMGGHTYYKDAVVLDMTEYNRILDFNQEKKTIRVQSGATWDDIQQVINPYGLAVKVMQSQNIFTIGGSMSANAHGRDIRYGSLIDTITSFRLINAEGEIIQVSREENKELFPLVIGGYGLFGVILDVDIELTNDELYEMQTKVMDYKEYAQYFKEEVKDNPDVRMHLARISTAPDSFLTEMYVTDYVLASEEIQKKLGEYNQLKEDQHTWITKLMLGLSRKFDWGKNIFWDMQKSYFMSTNGSLVTRNNVMRSESKFLEYEHQSKTDVLQEYFIPINQFPAYIDALRELLSEEDLNVVNITIRYVQKNEEAVLSYAKDDMFALVLLINHGLSGKEQEEATRVIQKMIDITLDHHGSYYLPYMPYPTKEQMLKAYPRTDEFFQKKLRYDPDELFTNFFYEGYK
- a CDS encoding TAXI family TRAP transporter solute-binding subunit; the encoded protein is MNKKLLILMASVIVLMIMLTGCGDSETGSDGSSVSLQFPTASTTGTIYPLGSAMANLWHEELGYQVSAQASNGGVHNLNLLKDGEADISFATVGIIWEAYHGERSFEGRQYDDVRIIAGLYYNPNQFVVRAEAGIGSIADIKGKRFAPGASGSTPEVESSIILTEYGLNYPDDIQANFVGFTEAIDLMRNNQIDGALIQAGLPTAAVTEMTSTAGGKLIGIDPEIRASLMEKYPWYSDFVIPAGTYDNQDEDVETLAIKMMLIADASVDEEVIYNLVKTMWENVEKLESAHPIVEQFDINQATTDLAGIPLHPGAEKYYKETGVLTE